A window of the Candidatus Amarolinea dominans genome harbors these coding sequences:
- a CDS encoding VanW family protein, protein MTTTSTAPRRQSTPPLPRHASLRGRIPPRRRPSIVLFFGLCLGLSALLLLTAITAVQLRFANRVFAGVRVAGVDLSELTREQAAARLQEQLTPFQGPTILLRYAGQAWPLASADLGLQVDAQATAQRAYELGRQANPLDSLAAQWRLARAGANLAPALTVGEVQAADLLQRVAQSIDRPARDATVTIHGLQVVTTVAQAGRDTDLQATWAAVQAQLAQGESGTVDVVVHELPPLVHDVEAVADQARRLLRTPLLLAYAGDAAQDEAPQQFALDPVQLAGWLHIIPQPSASGGISLTLQVDEAAVRAYAQSLAASLARATRDARLHFDPIDPTAGRLSVLSPSQPGRVLDVAETVTRTLAALSTGRAQIDLPLQVVKPAVDMRDLDRMGIRELIASGATTFKGSSAARVANITQGARQFEGVVVPPNGIFSFNRIVGDVSAANGYEDALVIWGDRTAVGIGGGICQVSTTVFRAAFWGGMPIVERWAHGYVVGWYGEPGMDATIFTPSVDFRFRNDTGAYVLIQPELDLTQGRLTFNFYGTKPNRTVERIGPETSNVRKPEPPLYQVDPSLAPGVKKQVDWAVDGRDVVVTRVIKQGEQVLRQDKFVSKYQPWRAVYLVGPTPDAGG, encoded by the coding sequence ATGACAACGACATCTACTGCGCCCAGACGCCAGTCCACACCGCCGCTGCCCCGCCATGCATCCCTACGTGGGCGGATACCGCCTCGCCGGCGCCCCAGCATCGTGCTTTTCTTTGGTCTCTGCCTGGGATTGAGCGCCCTGCTGCTGCTGACCGCCATCACCGCGGTGCAGTTGCGCTTTGCCAACCGCGTCTTTGCCGGGGTGCGTGTGGCCGGCGTGGATCTGAGCGAACTGACGCGTGAGCAGGCCGCGGCGCGGCTGCAGGAACAGTTGACGCCTTTTCAGGGGCCGACCATCCTCTTGCGCTACGCGGGACAGGCCTGGCCGCTTGCCAGCGCCGACCTGGGCCTGCAGGTGGATGCACAGGCCACGGCTCAGCGCGCCTATGAACTGGGGCGCCAGGCCAACCCGCTGGATTCACTGGCCGCACAGTGGCGGCTTGCACGCGCAGGCGCCAACCTGGCCCCGGCGTTGACCGTAGGCGAGGTGCAGGCGGCCGATCTTCTTCAGCGCGTGGCCCAGTCCATTGATCGGCCGGCGCGCGACGCGACGGTGACGATCCACGGGCTGCAGGTGGTGACGACCGTTGCCCAGGCGGGGCGCGATACCGATCTGCAGGCCACATGGGCCGCGGTGCAGGCGCAGTTGGCGCAAGGCGAATCAGGTACGGTTGACGTGGTGGTGCATGAACTTCCGCCGCTCGTACATGATGTCGAGGCGGTGGCGGATCAAGCGCGGCGCCTGCTGCGCACGCCGCTGCTTCTGGCCTACGCCGGCGACGCGGCCCAGGATGAAGCGCCGCAGCAGTTTGCGCTCGATCCGGTGCAGTTGGCCGGCTGGCTGCACATCATTCCTCAACCTTCGGCGTCCGGCGGCATCAGCCTGACGCTGCAGGTGGATGAAGCCGCCGTGCGCGCTTACGCCCAATCCCTGGCCGCCAGCCTGGCGCGGGCGACGCGCGACGCGCGTCTCCATTTTGATCCGATTGATCCAACCGCCGGGCGCTTGAGCGTCTTGTCCCCCAGCCAACCCGGCCGTGTGTTGGACGTGGCTGAAACGGTGACGCGCACGCTGGCCGCGCTCAGCACGGGCCGCGCTCAGATTGATCTCCCTTTGCAGGTGGTCAAGCCGGCCGTGGATATGCGTGACCTGGATCGAATGGGCATTCGTGAACTGATCGCCAGCGGCGCCACCACATTCAAAGGCTCCAGCGCCGCCCGTGTTGCCAACATCACGCAAGGCGCCCGCCAGTTCGAGGGGGTCGTCGTGCCGCCCAACGGCATCTTCTCCTTCAATCGCATCGTGGGCGATGTGTCGGCCGCCAATGGCTACGAGGATGCGCTGGTCATCTGGGGCGACCGCACCGCGGTCGGCATCGGCGGCGGCATCTGCCAGGTTTCCACCACGGTCTTCCGGGCCGCATTCTGGGGCGGCATGCCCATCGTCGAGCGTTGGGCGCATGGGTACGTGGTCGGTTGGTATGGCGAGCCAGGCATGGATGCGACTATCTTCACGCCGAGCGTAGATTTCCGTTTTCGTAACGACACCGGCGCCTACGTGTTAATCCAACCGGAGCTGGATTTGACGCAGGGACGGCTGACCTTCAATTTTTACGGAACCAAACCCAACCGCACGGTGGAACGGATTGGACCTGAGACCAGCAACGTGCGCAAACCTGAGCCGCCGCTCTACCAGGTTGATCCGTCGCTGGCGCCTGGCGTCAAAAAACAGGTGGATTGGGCCGTGGACGGACGCGACGTGGTGGTGACGCGCGTCATCAAACAGGGCGAGCAGGTGCTGCGGCAGGACAAGTTCGTGAGCAAATATCAGCCCTGGCGCGCTGTGTACCTGGTTGGTCCAACGCCAGATGCGGGCGGTTGA
- a CDS encoding acylphosphatase, whose translation MQFIRMHVWIRGVVQGVFFRQSTRRQAQAAGVTGWVRNCADGAVEAVFEGEAAAVASVVSWCHYGPAAAVVSQVDVAGEPYTGEFSLFKISGW comes from the coding sequence ATGCAGTTCATTCGTATGCATGTGTGGATTCGTGGCGTGGTGCAGGGCGTCTTTTTTCGCCAGTCCACGCGGCGACAGGCGCAGGCGGCCGGCGTCACCGGCTGGGTGCGCAACTGCGCTGACGGTGCAGTCGAGGCCGTGTTCGAGGGCGAGGCTGCCGCGGTTGCCTCTGTGGTGTCCTGGTGTCATTATGGCCCGGCCGCCGCAGTGGTCAGCCAGGTTGACGTGGCAGGTGAACCGTATACGGGCGAATTTAGCCTGTTCAAGATCAGCGGCTGGTAG
- a CDS encoding sigma-70 family RNA polymerase sigma factor yields the protein MAQLQGLAQSRGYLLFDDILAIWPQAEDQIEALEDLFARLQELGIEIYPDAGAAQAEIGPPPDEVSVEEIDPIQLLAVGIDLDLSEMPTDDPLTLYLREMGRVPLLTPEHEMALAKQLAEGRLARRRLRNGGPPETDRLLELSRQGEAAREHLIRANTRLVVSVAKRYMGQGVPFADLIQEGNLGLMRAVDKFEPERGHKLSTYATWWIRQAITRALADQGRTIRLPVHMGDRIRQLYRTARQLEQKLGRPAQPEEIAESMGLDSLQVRWMLRISRHPVSLEQPVGEEEESTLGNFIEDEDSPSPPDVAGNSLLREKLEELLETLTPREARILRLRYGLDNGRTYTLEEVGNKFGLTRERIRQIEAEALNRLRHPSRARQLRDYL from the coding sequence CTGGCTCAGTTACAGGGGTTGGCACAATCCCGTGGCTACTTGCTGTTCGATGATATTTTGGCTATCTGGCCACAGGCGGAAGACCAGATCGAAGCCCTGGAAGATTTATTCGCGCGCCTGCAAGAATTGGGTATCGAAATCTACCCCGATGCAGGAGCGGCCCAGGCCGAAATTGGCCCGCCGCCGGACGAGGTCAGCGTTGAGGAGATTGACCCCATCCAGTTGCTGGCGGTGGGCATTGATCTCGATCTCAGCGAGATGCCGACCGATGATCCGCTGACGCTCTACCTGCGCGAGATGGGGCGAGTGCCCTTGCTCACGCCCGAACATGAGATGGCCCTGGCCAAGCAACTGGCCGAAGGACGCCTGGCGCGCCGCCGTCTGCGTAACGGGGGGCCGCCGGAGACCGATCGCCTGCTCGAACTCTCGCGCCAGGGTGAGGCTGCGCGCGAGCATTTGATTCGTGCCAATACGCGCCTGGTCGTCAGTGTGGCTAAGCGCTACATGGGCCAGGGCGTGCCCTTTGCCGATTTGATCCAGGAGGGCAACCTGGGCCTGATGCGCGCAGTGGACAAATTCGAGCCGGAGCGCGGCCACAAGCTCAGCACCTACGCCACCTGGTGGATCCGACAGGCCATCACCCGTGCGCTGGCCGACCAGGGCCGCACCATTCGCCTACCGGTACACATGGGCGACCGCATCCGCCAGTTGTACCGCACGGCACGTCAGCTTGAGCAAAAACTTGGCCGCCCGGCGCAGCCCGAAGAGATCGCCGAGTCCATGGGGCTGGACTCGCTGCAGGTACGCTGGATGCTGCGCATCTCGCGTCACCCGGTGTCGCTGGAACAGCCGGTGGGCGAAGAGGAAGAGAGCACGCTGGGCAACTTCATCGAGGATGAAGACTCACCCTCGCCGCCCGATGTGGCGGGCAACAGCCTGCTGCGTGAGAAATTAGAGGAACTGCTGGAAACCCTGACGCCGCGTGAGGCGCGCATCTTGCGTCTGCGCTACGGCCTGGACAACGGTCGCACCTATACGTTGGAAGAAGTGGGCAACAAGTTTGGCCTCACGCGTGAGCGCATCCGCCAGATCGAGGCCGAAGCCCTCAATCGCCTGCGCCACCCCAGCCGGGCGCGCCAGTTGCGTGACTATCTCTAA